The genomic interval TCAGAAGGACCAGCTGATTGGTCAGCTTTTGCAGGAGGGGCAAGTAGGGCACTATGAACTGGTGAAACCTCAGGTCTCACAGTGACTGTACTCTTTACTTTCAGAAGAGTGTAAATCTTATTTTCTTAAGATGTAAGGTGGCAGTCTGTTCCTAAATTCATATATCTGCACCCTGTTCTTCCCTATACACCCTTGTTCAGTTAGATATCTTCAGGTTAGCATCATATGTTGTAAACTGGCTTCCTAACTAAATCGTCATACCTTGTATCCTGTAAATGATATTTATTGACACAGATATTAGTAGGGGGGGTCTTTTGGCAGCATGTGTTCTCAAGTTACATTCCACTTCATATTTTCAGACGTTACACTCGTTCACTGCCTATCGTGTTGTAAGataaaatctttaaatatatcttAAAACACTATATATTTTTGTCAATTTTAGATGTTGACTGTACAATTTTAAGTCTCCAACTTGTCTCCTGTTTTGACTTGCTGTACATAAGTTATTTGTTGTGAATACTACCAACCAGTCTGCTTGTTCCACATATTAAACAGTCGTTGATCGTTTCACGAACTTTTGTTCAAGGAAGAAACCAAAGTTTAATTTTACGGTTTATTTACAAGAAGTGAGAAAATGTACAGTTTCTTACATGGGTTACTAGTGCAAATCTGACACTCTTAAACTCTGGtgataaagaacaaaaaataaaatagctAAAATGGACATAGCAAAACGGCATCATGCCCATGTGTTTGGATAagcaatgtaaaaaataaacggCACTTTATTGAAAACCACACAACTGGGGTGCAACAGACATAAAAcgtaaatacagaaaaacagtcaaCAGTGCCAATTTGTAATGctctgaatgtttttttttaacaattactAGTAAACAGTGTCAATAGATATGTCCTTAGCCGTATGAGCCGTGAAAATTACAAATTAAAAGAGCATAACAAACCACTTATACATGTTTTTTAAGGCCAATACCCACATTACTTTGCTTTGACGTATGAATCTAAATATCAGTTTTCAAGTGCAGTTATACCAAATCTACACCTTTTTGAATCTTGAAAGAATCCTTCACAAGACAAGTCCTTGCTGTTTATACTGAAActctgtatttatgtatatagtACAATACTTGGGACTCAAGACTCAAACAAATATACTGAAACGTACTGAAAATCATAACCAACATGTTAATACCTAACTTTTTCACACTGTCTGAGAAACTAtacagccaaaaaaaaaaatggaaagaTGAAAAACAAAGTTCCAAAATGAGGGCAGGCCAAATAAAAGCAAGTAACCCTAGcaacaatattttgttaaattaatgtttatCATTTTACATAAGATTTTGCGTGAAGAGAGAGACCACAATACAACAGCACTCTAATCTTGCAACAGCTACAAAACAGACAAATCTACTGAGTAAGTGGAAAATGATTCAAAATATGATGcgtttttatttaattctttgCAAGGTGTTTTTTTCCTCTGGTTGGCTGAGGCTGACTATTGTTCATACGTTGTAACCTGTGTGGAGGGTCAACAGTCACGCCAGCTCTGTTCCACAATGGCAGACACGCGTTTTTCATACTCTCTCTTGTTTTCCTGATACAGCTGCGCTGCCTGGCTGTTGGCAGGGCTGTTTGGATTCGGCTCATCCAGTAATGACTGcgataaatgaaaagcatgttgaaaaacaaagtcatgCAGATATAATAATTGTCCTCTATGGTCTTACTGTACCATCAAAAcagtattttgtaaaaaaaattaaatacctGTATTGAGGTTAAAATTGAAGAAACATCATACGTTGGACTCCAGCGATTCTGAAGAATGTCCAAACATATACTACCATCTGCATAAACTAACCacaaaaaattacattattttacagtgttgcATTGTAGCACAAATAAACTTAATACAAAGTTACACAAATAGTTCTcccaaaaattttaattctCCAGATGCCACCACAAATGTATGATACTCCAAACAGCACATTCATAAAATGTATCAAACAACATGGATACAATCTCATTggttgttaaagggatagttcaccaaaaaatactAATTTAGTCACCATCTGACTCTTATGTGGTtataaatttctttattctaaattaacacaaagatatttttaggaatgtttgattatgagccccattcacatccatagtaggaaaaaataatactatggaagtgaatgatgtacataaacggtttggttacaaatatttctcaaaatatcttccttcatgttcatcagaacaaagacattaatacaggtttgtaacaacatgcaagtgagtaaattatgaaaatgtttattttggggtaaactatcccAGTATCTGTTTAAACGACATGCAAGTACCAGTGAGATTTAAAGTCATCTATTTTGGTATCAGTTACACTAAATATCTTCAAATACTGTTTCACACATGCTCTTCGGACATCATATACATCTCCAATGGCATAAGGGTAAATTATGAGGGAATGTTAATGTTTAGGTAAtctattcctttaaagaaacGTACTGTACATATGCATGAATGATCAGCACTACTTACCATTAGGGTGAAACATTTTGGAGACAAACCTAACTGTAGGAGGTTTGTTAGGATATTCTTCTGTAAATTCTATTGTGAGCTTAAAAGTTCctatgacaagaaaaaaaaaagacattggccacatgtaaaataaaataaataaaaatatgacaTGACAAATACACTAAATAGGCCAAAGAACATCACATGTTGTATATAAAGTGCCATTTATAAGCAGTCTTGCACAAAATGTCGTTTTGAACCCAAATGTGTAAAACTTAGTAAAGTATACACTGCTATTCAACAGATTAAAGCCAATTTAGTAACACCAGGGTCGCTTTTGAAAGGACTGCATCAACTACACCAGGGATTGGCAACTTCGGTCTAGTATGCcgaatagagggtatgcattgacgtcacttttccacgtgaccacgccgtAACTCGCCCCGTCGAGTGGCAAACATTctacaaaatggctggttttcatagcggctgctgcgaaaatgccagtaaaacagACTATTATGATCAGcttaaattttatttagttggacttgatagcagaggtggacaatacttagttacattagttacattttccaagcatctgtgctttattagggtgtttgtattgggaaaaattttacttcacaacattatcattttaaagcatagaatcatattctgtattctttgatattgcatattaaaatttatttaataccgaattacattaaaattgtgtatttatacttgaataaaagtatgttaatgtaccttaatattaaatgtaaaacaaaaacgtattaTTTAAGAAATGTATTAGAGTAAAACTTATTATAATATGCTTTCGAATGTATGTttccgaaaaaaaaaaaaaacgtggataaaatacaaatacttgaaaaaatacttttaagtagaaagtaaccTCTGcctgatagtgaccctagcaacttgtcaatccacctgtggtctgtggacgttggcatgaacgatcaatttacttctcttttctgtgttttttgtcagtctgcaaaacgatagctccgaattcttgttaatctgttagtacagtctatcg from Misgurnus anguillicaudatus chromosome 16, ASM2758022v2, whole genome shotgun sequence carries:
- the ube2a gene encoding ubiquitin-conjugating enzyme E2 A; amino-acid sequence: MSTPARRRLMRDFKRLQEDPPAGVSGAPSENNIMVWNAVIFGPEGTPFEDGTFKLTIEFTEEYPNKPPTVRFVSKMFHPNVYADGSICLDILQNRWSPTYDVSSILTSIQSLLDEPNPNSPANSQAAQLYQENKREYEKRVSAIVEQSWRDC